Genomic segment of Catenibacterium mitsuokai:
TTGATGAATTATTAGAAACAGCACATAGTATGAATATTAAGATTATTATGGACTTAGTTGTTAATCATACAAGTGATCAGCATGAATGGTTCTTAAAGTCTAAGTCTTCTAAGGATAATGAATATTCTGATTTCTATATCTGGAAAGATCCTAAGGAAGATGGCAGTGAACCAACAAACTGGGGTGCTACTTTTGGCGGTGCTGCATGGACTTATGTTCCTGAAAGAAAACAGTATTATCTACATTGTTTTGCGCCTGGACAACCTGATTTAAACTGGGAGAATCCTAAAGTGAGAGAAGCTGTTTATAATGAAATGAGATTCTGGTTAGATAAAGGTATTGATGGTTATAGAATGGATGTTATTTCTTTATTAAGTAAGAGACAGGACTATCCAGATGCCTTACCAGGAGAATATGATTATGCAAAATCATATTATAAAGGAGCTTCTAATGGACCACGTATTCATGAATTCCTACATGAAATGAATAGAGAAGTCTTATCACACTACAGTATTATGACTGTTGGTGAAACAGCTAATACAAATGTCCAGCAGGGTAAGCTTTATACTGATCCTTCTAGACAGGAATTAAACATGGTATTCCAATTTGACCATATGCATATAGACTATGGTGAATATGGTAAGTTCTCTGATGTAAGATTTAAACTCAGTGATTTAAAGAAGAGCTTATCAACTTGGATCAATGATTTAGGTGATGGATGGAATTCACTTTATTGGGATAACCATGACCAACCTAGAAATGTCACTCGTTTTGGTGATGATGGTGTTTATCGTGTAGAATCAGCTAAGATGTTAGCTACTCTATTACATATGATGAAGGGTACACCTTATGTCTTCCAGGGTGATGAATTAGGTATGAAAGATGTACCTTTTGAATCACTTGATCAATATAAAGATATTGAAACAGTCTTTATGTGTCAGAAAATGAAGGATAATGGTGAATCAGAAGAAACAATCAAGAAATATGCATATTTAAGTTCAAGAGACAATGCAAGAACACCATTCCCTTGGAATGGTGAAGAAGGTTCTGGTTTCTCTGATGTAAAACCTTGGATTGATTATTCACCTGATAACAAGTTCATCAATGCAGAAGATGAATTAAAAAATCCAAACTCTGTCTTCTACTATTATCAGAAGTTAATTCGTTTAAGAAAAGAAAACCCTGTTATTGTCCATGGTTCTTATAAACTATTAGATGAAGAAGATTCAGATATCTTCTCATATGAAAGAGAATATGAAGGTAAGAAATTACTTGTAGTATGTTCTTTCGCAAAAGAGAAGGTAAGATATACATTACCAGATGACTATAAGGATGCTGAAATTCTTATTGGAAATTATGAGAATGTATTGAAAACAGATGATAAAAATATTATTCTAAATCCATATCAAGCAGTAGTTTATCTAACAAAGGAGTAATGGATATGGACTTTGACACACAAGCAGGACTTATTTATTCAACACTAAGTGATAATGAAAAAGACATGATTCAATACATCAGAAACCATAAATCTGATGTTGTAGAGATGCCTATTAATGAACTAGCGAAAGTTCTGCTTTCGTCAAAGAGTTCTGTATTACGCCTCGCACAAAAGCTAGGCTATACAGGTTATTCAGAATTAAAGTATTCTTTAAAGAAGGATATAGTAAAGAAAGCTGTTGTTCCTACAGATTTGGTTGAAAAATTTAGAAAAGAGATTGATAAAACATTTGAATATGCATCGCAGGTAAACTTTGCGACATTGATCTCCGAAATCCATAAAGCACGACAAGTCATTTTGTATGCGACAGGGTTTACTCAGAATAACTATACAAAACAGTTCTCCAGTGAGTTATTTATGTCAGGGCGTTCAAATTATATTGTATCTGGTGAAACTAATTTCGAAGTCATCTCACACTCCCTAACTAGTGATGATTTCGTAATTATTATTTCATTGTCAGGTAATACACCAGGTATCAGAACAATAGTTAATGAATTAAATATGAAGGATATACCTATTCTTTCTATAACTGAGCTAGGAAAGAATTTCCTTGTAGAAAATTCAGATTATCAACTTTACTATAATACAACAGAATTTCCTCTTGAGGATGAACATATCATTTCTATGAATGCAGTAGGGATTATCCTTACTATTCTTGCAAGAAAGTATCAGGAATTCGCATTCTTTGATGAATAAAGTCAGGCATGGTCTGGCTTTTTTACGTGTTATAGACTTTACGAATATATATATATTAAATCAAGGTTAAATCTTATTCCGAAAAAATGAAAATAATTCATTTTTTCGGAATAAGAAGGTATAATATATATGGGTGAATGAAATGAAACTTTTAGAAAGAAACTATTTAACAAAAATTATTAATGTAATTGGAACTCCTGATATTAAAGTGATTACGGGTATTAGAAGATCTGGAAAATCATGTCTGTTACTACAATTTATGGAATATATAAACCAAACTGATAAAGACGCGAATATTATTTTTGTTGATTTCAATTCTTTAAGTGCAGAGCCGTATTTAGAATACCATGCATTAAATAATTATATAGAAGGTCAATATAAATCTAACAAGAATAATTATGTATGTATAGATGAAGTTCAAATGTGCAGTGGCTTTGAGAAAGTCATAAATAGTCTACATAGTAGTATGAAATATGATATTTATATTACTGGTTCGAATGCATTTCTATTAAGTAGTGATTTGGCTACTTTATTTACCGGTAGAACGTATGAAATAGAAATATTTCCTTTTTCTTATAAAGAATGTCTAAAATATTATGCTGGGCAGTATTCACTTGATAGATACGTTAGAGAAGGTGGAATGCCTGGAACTTTGCTTTATCGTGAACAAGATGATAAGTATAAATACATACGAGATGTTTTTGAGACGCTTATTATAAGGGACATAACTAATAAATATTCGATGAGAAACAAAGAAGTTATTCATGATTTAGCGTACTTTATGATGGATAACATTAGTTCTTTGACATCAGCTAATAATATATCTAAATCATTAGCAAATGCTAATATTAAAATAACAGATAAGACTATAAAATTATATATGCAATATTTGAAAGATTCATACTTGTTTTATAAAGTTAGAAGGTATGATATAAAAGGGAAAAAATATTTGGCAACAAATGATAAGTATTATTTGTCCGACCATTCTTTCAGATATGCTATTATAGGAACAAAAAACATGGACTATGGCAGAGTATATGAAAATATCGTTGCGATTGAATTGCTTAGAAGAGGGTATGAAGTTTATGTTGGTAAACTTTATAAAAAAGAAGTGGATTTTGTGGCTATAAAACAAAATGAGAAGATTTATTTTCAAGTAAGTGATGATATTTCGAATCAGAAAACTTTCGAAAGAGAAGTTACTTCACTATTAGAAATACAAGATGCATATCCTAAAATCTTATTGGCTAACACACATCATGATGAATATCAGTATGAAGGTGTAAAAATAATTGATATTGAAAAATGGTTAAAATTGTAAATATAAATGATTTGAATGCAGATAAGATAATAAATAAACGTTTTACTTTATGCTTGTGAATCCTTCTAGCCTATGAACCTTGATGTAAATCAAGGTTTTTTGCACTTTGTTGTAATGTACATATATACGTTATACAATTGTTTTAAGATTACTTATGAAGGGAAAAAGAAAATATGACTCAATATACAGAATTACTTGATAAAAAAGCTGAAGAACTACTATTAGATGATGATAACTATGAAGAAAGATTACTTGAAGTCGCTACACTATTTCGTGGATTTGATGAAGCATTTACATCATTTATTAAAGAACATGGATATACAGGTGATTTATCTGATACACCTGCAAAGGTAGAGTTTTTACGTGATAAGTTCAAAGCAGTGCATATAAAACTACCTCGTGATTTGTTTGTACCCAATAGGAAGATTTCTCGTAAAACTGCTTTTCAGATCTGTTTTGCGTTAGGTTTAGATGCTGATGAAACAAAAGACTTTTTTAGATGTGTTCAGTTTGAACGTGGGTTTGATTGTCATACTATAAATGAAGCAGTTTATTATTTCTGTATGAGAAAAGGTCTTTCGTATGATGAAGCACAAGAGATGATTCATAGTATTCCTATACCTGAAAAGATGAAAAAACTTCCAGATTGTGATGTTCTTTACACAGGTACTATTATTGAAAACCTCAACAACATTGAGGATAAAGAAGAGTTAATACACTATATAACAGAGAATATTGATGAATTTCGTTATAATAATGTCACTGCTTTAAAATATATTAGAAATCTTTGGAATGATATTTCTAAAGAAGATGGACTTGCAGTGCAGGAAGGTGCTGTGATTGATAGTCATAATAGATTTGATAATAAGAAGAAACAAGAAGATGATTATGTAATTGCGAAGCCTCATGCATCTACTTGGACTATCTTTTCTCAAATAATGGGGCTCAGAAATTATCAAGAAAGTGAGTTTTCGATTAAATATGATCGTTCATTGGCTTCTGTATTATCTGATAATAGACTCATGCCATTAAAAGCTGAATACTGTTTTCCGAACAGACAAAACATTGATAAGTTACTTCGTGAAGAACTAGTTGGCAAGGATGAAATAATTAGAAAGATGCTTATTTTTCTTGTTTTCTATACTTATTGGGCAAAACGAATTATTAGAAAAAAACAAGATTCCTATATTGTAGAAGACAATGATTTTGAAAGATGTCTAGATATGATCAATGCACGTCTACTCGGTGCAGGTTATCCAGAATTATATATTGGTAATCCTTATGATTGGCTCTTTATGTGGGCATTAAAAGACTATGATAATCCTTTATTTGCGTTTAGATATTATATGGGAGAAGTATTTGCGGAAGCTGCTGAGAATTAATGGTGTAATAATAAAACCTAATCGAATAAACCTTGAATTATAATCTATTCATAATAAAAGGTGGTGAACTTATGGATCACAGAATTGCATTGAAACCAAATACTCCGCTTTGTTTATCTAATGATAGTGGTGAAATGATTCATTGTATTATAAAAAATGAAATTGGGCGTGGAGGATCCTGCATTGTATATGAAGCAGTTCGTATCACTGATACAGGTGATCAGACACTGTATAGAATAAAGGAGTTCTACCCTTACAAACTTCATATTTCTCGTAATAATAATGAACTAGTTCCATCAGTACATGATATGGATTCTTTTCAAAAAGAACAGAAACAATTCCGTTGTGATTTTTCACATACAAATAAGTTATTCTATTCAGGTGATAACTATTCATCCATGACGAATCAATTAGATGTATTTAATCAAAATGGTACATCTTATATCTTATCTGTCTATTCTTCTAAGAATACATTAGCTGCTTATAAACCAGTGAATTTAAAAGAATGTATTACACTCATTAAACAGGTTGTTTATGTTTTAGGTAATATTCACAAGATTGGATATCTATATTTAGATATCAAGCCTGATAATGTTTTGATTGTTGATGGATACCAAAAGCAGGTTCAGCTATTTGACTTTAATTCGCTTTTTGAATGGAAAAAAGTAAATCAACCAAGTGATATCAGACTATCTTATACTAAAGGTTTTGCACCTATTGAGTTACAGACTTCAAAAATCAAACGATTGGGACCACATACAGATGTTTATAGTGTAGGTGCATTATTGTTTTATCTTTTGTT
This window contains:
- a CDS encoding ATP-binding protein; this encodes MKLLERNYLTKIINVIGTPDIKVITGIRRSGKSCLLLQFMEYINQTDKDANIIFVDFNSLSAEPYLEYHALNNYIEGQYKSNKNNYVCIDEVQMCSGFEKVINSLHSSMKYDIYITGSNAFLLSSDLATLFTGRTYEIEIFPFSYKECLKYYAGQYSLDRYVREGGMPGTLLYREQDDKYKYIRDVFETLIIRDITNKYSMRNKEVIHDLAYFMMDNISSLTSANNISKSLANANIKITDKTIKLYMQYLKDSYLFYKVRRYDIKGKKYLATNDKYYLSDHSFRYAIIGTKNMDYGRVYENIVAIELLRRGYEVYVGKLYKKEVDFVAIKQNEKIYFQVSDDISNQKTFEREVTSLLEIQDAYPKILLANTHHDEYQYEGVKIIDIEKWLKL
- a CDS encoding MurR/RpiR family transcriptional regulator; the protein is MDFDTQAGLIYSTLSDNEKDMIQYIRNHKSDVVEMPINELAKVLLSSKSSVLRLAQKLGYTGYSELKYSLKKDIVKKAVVPTDLVEKFRKEIDKTFEYASQVNFATLISEIHKARQVILYATGFTQNNYTKQFSSELFMSGRSNYIVSGETNFEVISHSLTSDDFVIIISLSGNTPGIRTIVNELNMKDIPILSITELGKNFLVENSDYQLYYNTTEFPLEDEHIISMNAVGIILTILARKYQEFAFFDE
- a CDS encoding glycoside hydrolase family 13 protein, giving the protein MKMMNKDWWKSSVVYQVYPQSFNDTNNDGVGDLKGITEKLPYLSKLGIDVIWLNPIYESPLVDNGYDIANYRKINPMYGTMEDFDELLETAHSMNIKIIMDLVVNHTSDQHEWFLKSKSSKDNEYSDFYIWKDPKEDGSEPTNWGATFGGAAWTYVPERKQYYLHCFAPGQPDLNWENPKVREAVYNEMRFWLDKGIDGYRMDVISLLSKRQDYPDALPGEYDYAKSYYKGASNGPRIHEFLHEMNREVLSHYSIMTVGETANTNVQQGKLYTDPSRQELNMVFQFDHMHIDYGEYGKFSDVRFKLSDLKKSLSTWINDLGDGWNSLYWDNHDQPRNVTRFGDDGVYRVESAKMLATLLHMMKGTPYVFQGDELGMKDVPFESLDQYKDIETVFMCQKMKDNGESEETIKKYAYLSSRDNARTPFPWNGEEGSGFSDVKPWIDYSPDNKFINAEDELKNPNSVFYYYQKLIRLRKENPVIVHGSYKLLDEEDSDIFSYEREYEGKKLLVVCSFAKEKVRYTLPDDYKDAEILIGNYENVLKTDDKNIILNPYQAVVYLTKE